The following are encoded together in the Kribbella sp. CA-293567 genome:
- a CDS encoding response regulator transcription factor, translating into MAARILVAEDDLKQAELIRRYLEREGHTTVVVHDGRAAIDEARRRSPDLLVLDVMMPKVDGLDVCRVLRADASGNGDVPIIMLTARSTEDDLLLGLDLGADDYLTKPYNPRELVARVRTVLRRTRGRVDGESYRVGGLEIDPVRHEVRLDGDLVEVTPAEFKILACLAASPGRAFSRQQLLEHAFGFDHYVFDRTIDVHVMNLRKKIEPVPADPAYLKTVYGVGYKLAADKVVSDAS; encoded by the coding sequence ATGGCAGCCCGGATTCTCGTCGCCGAAGACGATCTCAAGCAGGCGGAGCTGATCCGGCGTTACCTCGAGCGGGAGGGCCATACGACGGTCGTCGTGCACGACGGGCGGGCCGCGATCGACGAGGCCCGCCGGCGCAGCCCCGACCTGCTCGTGCTCGATGTGATGATGCCGAAGGTCGACGGCCTGGACGTCTGCCGGGTACTCCGGGCCGATGCCTCCGGCAACGGGGACGTGCCGATCATCATGCTCACCGCCCGCTCCACCGAGGACGACCTGCTGCTCGGCCTCGACCTGGGCGCCGACGACTACCTGACCAAGCCGTACAACCCCCGCGAACTGGTCGCCCGGGTCCGGACGGTACTGCGCCGCACCCGCGGCCGCGTCGACGGCGAGAGCTACCGGGTCGGCGGGCTGGAGATCGACCCGGTGCGGCACGAGGTCCGGCTGGACGGCGACCTGGTCGAGGTGACGCCGGCCGAGTTCAAGATCCTGGCCTGCCTGGCGGCCTCCCCCGGCCGCGCGTTCTCCCGGCAGCAGTTGCTGGAGCACGCGTTCGGCTTCGACCACTACGTGTTCGACCGGACGATCGACGTGCACGTGATGAACCTGCGCAAGAAGATCGAACCGGTGCCGGCCGACCCGGCGTACCTGAAGACCGTTTACGGCGTGGGCTACAAGCTGGCCGCCGACAAGGTGGTGTCCGATGCGTCGTAG